One Heterodontus francisci isolate sHetFra1 chromosome 3, sHetFra1.hap1, whole genome shotgun sequence DNA window includes the following coding sequences:
- the LOC137352990 gene encoding gamma-aminobutyric acid receptor subunit rho-1-like isoform X1, with protein sequence MEFRSPILKRSADVTKSYLTKSEQLLRVDDHDFTMRPGFGGPSIPVGVDVQVESLDSISEVDMDFTMTLYLRHYWKDERLSFPSTNNLSMTFDGRLVKKIWVPDMFFVHSKRSFIHDTTTDNIMLRVYPDGKVLYSLRVTVTSMCYMDFSRFPLDTQSCSLEIESYAYTDDDLMLYWKSGNASLTTDEKISLSQFMIQEFHTTTKLAFYSSTGWYNRLYINFTLHRHIFFFLLQTYFPATLMVMLSWVSFWIDRRAVPARVPLGITTVLTMSTIITGVNASMPRVSYIKAVDIYLWVSFVFVFLSVLEYAAVNYLTTVQERKERKLREKLPCTCAIPQARPLMVERTYSDGEVSNLAEFAGPDYMPQNGEKQDRGLVNPPIADEPTEDKEKILRGYIWIDTHIIDKYSRLIFPVAYILFNVIYWSIYS encoded by the exons atggaatttagaag TCCTATACTGAAGAGGAGTGCAGACGTAacaaaatcatatttgacaaaatcTGAGCAACTTCTCAGAGTGGATGATCATGACTTCACAATGAGACCAGGATTTGGAG GTCCGTCTATACCTGTTGGTGTTGATGTCCAGGTAGAAAGTCTGGATAGTATATCTGAAGTGGACATG GACTTCACAATGACATTGTACCTAAGGCATTACTGGAAAGATGAGCGTCTTTCATTcccaagcactaacaacctgagtaTGACCTTTGATGGGAGGCTGGTCAAAAAGATCTGGGTCCCTGATATGTTCTTTGTACATTCAAAAAGGTCCTTTATACATGATACAACCACAGACAATATCATGTTGCGTGTCTATCCTGATGGGAAGGTACTGTATAGTTTGAG GGTTACAGTAACATCAATGTGTTACATGGATTTCAGTCGCTTTCCTCTCGACACCCAGAGCTGCTCGCTGGAAATTGAGAGCT ATGCTTACACTGACGATGACCTCATGCTGTACTGGAAGAGTGGCAATGCATCATTAACGACAGACGAAAAGATTTCTCTGTCTCAGTTCATGATACAAGAATTTCACACAACCACAAAGCTGGCCTTTTACAGTAGTACAG GTTGGTACAATCGCCTGTACATCAATTTTACACTGCATCGCCACATTTTCTTCTTTTTGTTACAAACCTACTTCCCAGCGACTCTGATGGTCATGCTGTCCTGGGTATCATTCTGGATTGATCGCCGAGCTGTACCAGCCAGAGTTCCGTTAG GTATTACGACAGTTCTAACTATGTCCACCATCATCACAGGTGTGAATGCTTCCATGCCAAGGGTGTCGTATATTAAAGCTGTGGACATTTACCTGTGGGTTAGTTTTGTATTTGTCTTTCTCTCAGTGCTGGAATATGCAGCTGTGAATTACCTaactacagtacaagagaggaaagaaagaaaaCTCCGGGAAAAG CTACCTTGCACATGTGCAATACCTCAGGCAAGACCATTGATGGTAGAACGTACATACAGTGATGGAGAAGTCAGCAATCTGGCTGAATTTGCTGGACCTGATTATATGCCACAAAATGGAGAAAAACAGGACAGAGGGCTGGTAAATCCTCCAATTGCTGATGAGCCAACTGAAGACAAAGAAAAAATCTTAAGAGGATACATTTGGATTGACACTCACATTATCGATAAATACTCCAGACTGATATTTCCAGTTGCTTACATACTTTTTAATGTGATTTATTGGTCTATTTATTCATAG
- the LOC137352990 gene encoding gamma-aminobutyric acid receptor subunit rho-1-like isoform X2 produces the protein MEFRSPILKRSADVTKSYLTKSEQLLRVDDHDFTMRPGFGGPSIPVGVDVQVESLDSISEVDMDFTMTLYLRHYWKDERLSFPSTNNLSMTFDGRLVKKIWVPDMFFVHSKRSFIHDTTTDNIMLRVYPDGKVLYSLRVTVTSMCYMDFSRFPLDTQSCSLEIESYAYTDDDLMLYWKSGNASLTTDEKISLSQFMIQEFHTTTKLAFYSSTGWYNRLYINFTLHRHIFFFLLQTYFPATLMVMLSWVSFWIDRRAVPARVPLGITTVLTMSTIITGVNASMPRVSYIKAVDIYLWLPCTCAIPQARPLMVERTYSDGEVSNLAEFAGPDYMPQNGEKQDRGLVNPPIADEPTEDKEKILRGYIWIDTHIIDKYSRLIFPVAYILFNVIYWSIYS, from the exons atggaatttagaag TCCTATACTGAAGAGGAGTGCAGACGTAacaaaatcatatttgacaaaatcTGAGCAACTTCTCAGAGTGGATGATCATGACTTCACAATGAGACCAGGATTTGGAG GTCCGTCTATACCTGTTGGTGTTGATGTCCAGGTAGAAAGTCTGGATAGTATATCTGAAGTGGACATG GACTTCACAATGACATTGTACCTAAGGCATTACTGGAAAGATGAGCGTCTTTCATTcccaagcactaacaacctgagtaTGACCTTTGATGGGAGGCTGGTCAAAAAGATCTGGGTCCCTGATATGTTCTTTGTACATTCAAAAAGGTCCTTTATACATGATACAACCACAGACAATATCATGTTGCGTGTCTATCCTGATGGGAAGGTACTGTATAGTTTGAG GGTTACAGTAACATCAATGTGTTACATGGATTTCAGTCGCTTTCCTCTCGACACCCAGAGCTGCTCGCTGGAAATTGAGAGCT ATGCTTACACTGACGATGACCTCATGCTGTACTGGAAGAGTGGCAATGCATCATTAACGACAGACGAAAAGATTTCTCTGTCTCAGTTCATGATACAAGAATTTCACACAACCACAAAGCTGGCCTTTTACAGTAGTACAG GTTGGTACAATCGCCTGTACATCAATTTTACACTGCATCGCCACATTTTCTTCTTTTTGTTACAAACCTACTTCCCAGCGACTCTGATGGTCATGCTGTCCTGGGTATCATTCTGGATTGATCGCCGAGCTGTACCAGCCAGAGTTCCGTTAG GTATTACGACAGTTCTAACTATGTCCACCATCATCACAGGTGTGAATGCTTCCATGCCAAGGGTGTCGTATATTAAAGCTGTGGACATTTACCTGTGG CTACCTTGCACATGTGCAATACCTCAGGCAAGACCATTGATGGTAGAACGTACATACAGTGATGGAGAAGTCAGCAATCTGGCTGAATTTGCTGGACCTGATTATATGCCACAAAATGGAGAAAAACAGGACAGAGGGCTGGTAAATCCTCCAATTGCTGATGAGCCAACTGAAGACAAAGAAAAAATCTTAAGAGGATACATTTGGATTGACACTCACATTATCGATAAATACTCCAGACTGATATTTCCAGTTGCTTACATACTTTTTAATGTGATTTATTGGTCTATTTATTCATAG
- the LOC137352990 gene encoding gamma-aminobutyric acid receptor subunit rho-1-like isoform X3 yields the protein MRPGFGGPSIPVGVDVQVESLDSISEVDMDFTMTLYLRHYWKDERLSFPSTNNLSMTFDGRLVKKIWVPDMFFVHSKRSFIHDTTTDNIMLRVYPDGKVLYSLRVTVTSMCYMDFSRFPLDTQSCSLEIESYAYTDDDLMLYWKSGNASLTTDEKISLSQFMIQEFHTTTKLAFYSSTGWYNRLYINFTLHRHIFFFLLQTYFPATLMVMLSWVSFWIDRRAVPARVPLGITTVLTMSTIITGVNASMPRVSYIKAVDIYLWVSFVFVFLSVLEYAAVNYLTTVQERKERKLREKLPCTCAIPQARPLMVERTYSDGEVSNLAEFAGPDYMPQNGEKQDRGLVNPPIADEPTEDKEKILRGYIWIDTHIIDKYSRLIFPVAYILFNVIYWSIYS from the exons ATGAGACCAGGATTTGGAG GTCCGTCTATACCTGTTGGTGTTGATGTCCAGGTAGAAAGTCTGGATAGTATATCTGAAGTGGACATG GACTTCACAATGACATTGTACCTAAGGCATTACTGGAAAGATGAGCGTCTTTCATTcccaagcactaacaacctgagtaTGACCTTTGATGGGAGGCTGGTCAAAAAGATCTGGGTCCCTGATATGTTCTTTGTACATTCAAAAAGGTCCTTTATACATGATACAACCACAGACAATATCATGTTGCGTGTCTATCCTGATGGGAAGGTACTGTATAGTTTGAG GGTTACAGTAACATCAATGTGTTACATGGATTTCAGTCGCTTTCCTCTCGACACCCAGAGCTGCTCGCTGGAAATTGAGAGCT ATGCTTACACTGACGATGACCTCATGCTGTACTGGAAGAGTGGCAATGCATCATTAACGACAGACGAAAAGATTTCTCTGTCTCAGTTCATGATACAAGAATTTCACACAACCACAAAGCTGGCCTTTTACAGTAGTACAG GTTGGTACAATCGCCTGTACATCAATTTTACACTGCATCGCCACATTTTCTTCTTTTTGTTACAAACCTACTTCCCAGCGACTCTGATGGTCATGCTGTCCTGGGTATCATTCTGGATTGATCGCCGAGCTGTACCAGCCAGAGTTCCGTTAG GTATTACGACAGTTCTAACTATGTCCACCATCATCACAGGTGTGAATGCTTCCATGCCAAGGGTGTCGTATATTAAAGCTGTGGACATTTACCTGTGGGTTAGTTTTGTATTTGTCTTTCTCTCAGTGCTGGAATATGCAGCTGTGAATTACCTaactacagtacaagagaggaaagaaagaaaaCTCCGGGAAAAG CTACCTTGCACATGTGCAATACCTCAGGCAAGACCATTGATGGTAGAACGTACATACAGTGATGGAGAAGTCAGCAATCTGGCTGAATTTGCTGGACCTGATTATATGCCACAAAATGGAGAAAAACAGGACAGAGGGCTGGTAAATCCTCCAATTGCTGATGAGCCAACTGAAGACAAAGAAAAAATCTTAAGAGGATACATTTGGATTGACACTCACATTATCGATAAATACTCCAGACTGATATTTCCAGTTGCTTACATACTTTTTAATGTGATTTATTGGTCTATTTATTCATAG